From a region of the Oryza sativa Japonica Group chromosome 6, ASM3414082v1 genome:
- the LOC4341093 gene encoding protein DETOXIFICATION 16, with protein sequence MAAKGSPEEEALLAGVGGDHQLVESDELAPAAAVVREEVKKQLWLAVPLVAGALLQNVIQMISVMFVGHLGELPLAGASMASSFASVTGLSLLLGMASALDTLCGQAFGSRQYHLLGVYKQRAMLLLTAVSVPLVVVWFYTGDILVAFGQDADIAAEAGAYARWMIPALFAYGPLQCHVRFLQTQNVVLPVMASAGAAALCHLVVCWALVYAAGMGSKGAALSNAVSYWINVAILAVYVRVSSSCKKTWTGFSMEAFHDPLSFFRLAIPSALMVCLEMWSFELIVLLSGILPNPKLETSVLSISLNTAAFVWMIPFGLGSAISTRVSNELGAGRPRAARLAVRVVVFMAVSEGLVIGLVLVGVRYIWGHAYSDEEEVVTYVAKMMLVIAVSNFFDGIQCVLSGVARGCGWQKIGACVNLGAYYIVGIPSAYLIAFVLHVGGMGLWLGIICGLLVQVLLLMAITLCTNWDKEAANAKDRVFSSSLPSDLAT encoded by the exons ATGGCGGCGAAGGGGAgcccggaggaggaggccctcctcgccggcgtcggagGTGATCATCAGCTGGTGGAGTCGGATGAGTTGGCGCCAGCTGCAGCGGTGGTGCGGGAGGAGGTGAAGAAGCAGCTGTGGCTGGCCgtcccgctcgtcgccggcgcgctGCTGCAGAACGTCATCCAGATGATCTCCGTGATGTTCGTCGGCCACCTCGGCGAgctccccctcgccggcgcctccATGGCCAGCTCCTTCGCCTCCGTCACCGGCCTCAGCCTCCTG CTAGGAATGGCAAGCGCACTGGACACCCTGTGCGGCCAGGCGTTCGGCTCCCGGCAGTATCATCTCCTGGGCGTCTACAAGCAGCGCGCCATGCTGCTGCTCACCGCCGTCAGCGTCCCGCTCGTCGTCGTCTGGTTCTACACCGGCGACATCCTCGTCGCGTTCGGGCAGGACGCCGACATCGCCGCGGAGGCCGGCGCGTACGCCCGGTGGATGATCCCGGCGCTGTTCGCCTACGGCCCGCTGCAGTGCCACGTCCGGTTCCTGCAGACGCAGAACGTGGTGCTCCCGGTGATGGcgagcgccggcgcggcggcgctgtgCCACCTGGTCGTGTGCTGGGCGCTCGTCTACGCCGCCGGGATGGGCAGCAAGGGCGCGGCGCTGAGCAACGCCGTGTCGTACTGGATCAATGTCGCCATCCTGGCGGTGTACGTGAGGGTGTCGAGCTCTTGCAAGAAGACATGGACGGGGTTCTCCATGGAAGCCTTCCATGACCCGCTCAGCTTCTTCAGGCTCGCCATCCCTTCCGCTCTCATGGTCTG CTTGGAGATGTGGTCGTTTGAGCTCATTGTGCTTCTTTCAGGTATTCTTCCCAACCCGAAGCTAGAGACGTCCGTGCTATCAATCAG CCTCAACACTGCTGCTTTCGTTTGGATGATCCCCTTTGGCCTCGGTTCTGCCATAAG CACCCGTGTCTCCAACGAGCTCGGAGCGGGCCGGCCCCGCGCGGCCCGCCTCGCCGTCCGGGTCGTCGTGTTCATGGCCGTCTCGGAGGGATTGGTGATAGGGTTGGTGCTGGTTGGCGTGCGCTACATCTGGGGCCATGCTTacagcgacgaggaggaggttgTCACATACGTGGCCAAGATGATGCTGGTCATCGCAGTCTCCAACTTCTTCGACGGGATACAGTGTGTCCTTTCAG GTGTGGCTAGAGGGTGTGGATGGCAAAAAATTGGAGCTTGTGTAAACCTTGGCGCCTACTATATCGTTGGCATCCCTTCAGCTTACCTCATAGCTTTTGTCTTACATGTCGGCGGAATG GGTCTATGGCTAGGCATCATCTGCGGCCTCTTGGTGCAAGTCCTGCTACTAATGGCAATAACACTATGCACAAATTGGGATAAAGAG GCGGCTAATGCGAAGGACAGGGTCTTCAGTTCTTCTCTTCCTTCAGATCTCGCAACATGA